From Canis lupus baileyi chromosome X, mCanLup2.hap1, whole genome shotgun sequence:
cacccagggttccccacaTCTCACTTTCTTGATTTGGACTCTTCTCTGCTTCTATTTgtgcaatttattttataactccTCATGCagatttcttgggtgttcagaattaTTTGTTAGTTTTCTAGGTTGAGGGACAAGGAAAATCTAAGATCTTCCTTGTACACTGCCATCTTACCTCTCCCCCTACAGTCTACTTGATAAAATGCTTTTCAAGtaattgttttcaaagaaaacctaaatctcactattatagaaatgaaatattatttcctCAAGGACTGCATTTTGTTTCTCATTGAGAATCGCTGATAAAGAATATGTCACTTTTCTGTTTATTGTTTCCCATATCTGTaataaaaattctgtatatattttcctgaatttataattccaaatatttatttgtacatgTTTCTGTGGAAATATTTTAGTTACTTCTATTTCCTAGAATGTTTTCCCTATGTTATGATATTTAGGAGGTGTTTTTCAcaggaaaattaatttcttgtAAATGAAGtatcattctttttataaaataggcATAATTGTGTCTAAATACTTAAGAAAACTAGTtccaaaatttcaaatataatcttttttaattttctctatacATATAGCCACAAACTCCTGAAAAATTActtgaggaaatgaaagaagaaaaaaatgaagatgttgaAGAAGAGGGAATAGAAATGAAGGAAGCAGTGGCAACAGCTTTTTCATCTTCTGAGGGAAAAGATCAGGAAGGATATGTAGAAgaccaaaaaaagagaacagagaatagagaagataagaaagagtacaaagataaaaaaggaaaaggagatagaaaaaaggatgaagatggaaaaggaaaaggagatggaaaagaagaagagaaaaaagagaaaggagatgaaaaaatggtgaagagggaaaggggaaaggagcaaatagcaaagaggaagaagaaaaagaaaaaaagaaaggagatgaaaaagaGGGTGAAgatggaaaagggaaaggagaagatgtcaaagaatttgaaaatgaaaaagacacaggagaaaaaaaacagggagatgatagaaaagagaatgaagatgGAAGAGTGGATAAAGATGGAAAAGAGGAGAAACGTGGAAATAAAGAAGAGGTTGGAAATAAGAAaggtggaaaagagaaagaggaagatggagcagaagaaaatggaaatggagatgggaaagatggaagaaatggaaaggaaaacaagaaagctGAAGTGGGAAAAGAAGTAGCTGAAAAAGAAGAggtcaaaaaagatgaaaaaagaagaatcccAGAGTACTGTTTAAAGCTGCCCTATATAGTTTCATAATTTGGTAATATATGCCTCCATGTTGTAATGTTAATAGAGatgaatatttttatcaaatattttataaacacagCTTTTCTTTAACATCAGTTTAATTTCAGAACACCTTCATACTGATTATTAGTCACAAAGTAGCTAACATGAAACCTTTATACATTTTGTGATCATAATagtgaaatatacaaaaaatatgttttcactCTGTCAATTTCTTTTTGTGTAATTTATGTTAAATCTTTGAATTTTAACTCCCATATGTGATAATTTCACAAAATAGGGAGATCCCAAAAAGTTTCTTCCAAAATTCTTATAGTTTTCTATgttgcttttattaaaaagtttaacTATTTTCTGTAATTCAAAGAGAATTCTTTTTGAAATAGAACTTTATTACCAGCATGTGaacaaataaaatagcaaattcatttttaaaagatttataattttttttcagaagggcAGTTCTGATTATATGTGTATCCACAAATATTACTGggttgattttaataaaa
This genomic window contains:
- the HMGN5 gene encoding high mobility group nucleosome-binding domain-containing protein 5 isoform X1; this encodes MPKRKAASQGDMRQEPRRRSARLSAMPVPVTPEVKPKRATPKKMKTKNDMMEKNTDTTESKQEVIEGECDAENGETKITEPQTPEKLLEEMKEEKNEDVEEEGIEMKEAVATAFSSSEGKDQEGYVEDQKKRTENREDKKEYKDKKGKGDRKKDEDGKGKGDGKEEEKKEKGDEKMVKRERGKEQIAKRKKKKKKRKEMKKRVKMEKGKEKMSKNLKMKKTQEKKNREMIEKRMKMEEWIKMEKRRNVEIKKRLEIRKVEKRKRKMEQKKMEMEMGKMEEMERKTRKLKWEKK
- the HMGN5 gene encoding high mobility group nucleosome-binding domain-containing protein 5 isoform X2 translates to MRQEPRRRSARLSAMPVPVTPEVKPKRATPKKMKTKNDMMEKNTDTTESKQEVIEGECDAENGETKITEPQTPEKLLEEMKEEKNEDVEEEGIEMKEAVATAFSSSEGKDQEGYVEDQKKRTENREDKKEYKDKKGKGDRKKDEDGKGKGDGKEEEKKEKGDEKMVKRERGKEQIAKRKKKKKKRKEMKKRVKMEKGKEKMSKNLKMKKTQEKKNREMIEKRMKMEEWIKMEKRRNVEIKKRLEIRKVEKRKRKMEQKKMEMEMGKMEEMERKTRKLKWEKK